From a region of the Longimicrobiaceae bacterium genome:
- a CDS encoding bifunctional adenosylcobinamide kinase/adenosylcobinamide-phosphate guanylyltransferase, with translation MGRIVLVTGGARSGKSGWAERRAAELAGDAVTYMATAEALDEEMARRIARHRAERPAAWAT, from the coding sequence ATGGGGCGGATCGTGCTGGTGACCGGCGGCGCCCGGAGCGGCAAGAGCGGCTGGGCGGAGCGGCGCGCCGCGGAGCTGGCGGGCGACGCCGTGACCTACATGGCAACCGCCGAGGCGCTGGACGAGGAGATGGCGCGGCGCATCGCCCGTCACCGCGCCGAGCGCCCCGCCGCGTGGGCCAC